A stretch of the Nerophis ophidion isolate RoL-2023_Sa linkage group LG29, RoL_Noph_v1.0, whole genome shotgun sequence genome encodes the following:
- the LOC133545976 gene encoding tubulin alpha-1C chain-like, giving the protein MLQRYISRECISIHVGQAGVQIGNACWELYCLEHGIQPSGQMQSQKSNGGDGSSNTFFSETGSGKHVPRAVFVDLEPTVIDEVRTGSYCKLFHPNQLITGKEDAANNYARGHYTIGKEIIDLVADRIRKLADLCSGLQGFLVFHSFGGGTGSGFTSLLMERLSVDYGKKSKLEFSIYPAPRVSTAVVEPYNAILTTHTTLEHSDCAFMVDNEAIYDICHRNLDIERPSYTNLNRLISQIVSSITASLRFDGALNVDLTEFQTNLVPYPRIHFPLATYAPVISAEKAYHEQLSVGEITNSCFEPANQMVKCDPRHGKYMACCLLYRGDVVPKDVNAAINTIKNKRTVHFVDWCPTGFKVGINYQPPTAVPGGDLAKVQRAVCMLSNTTAIAEAWARLDHKFDLMYSKRAFVHWYVGEGMEEGEFTEAREDMAALEKDYEEVGADSVDDGAEEGGDF; this is encoded by the exons CGAGAGTGTATTTCTATCCACGTGGGCCAGGCGGGGGTGCAGATTGGCAATGCATGCTGGGAGTTGTACTGTCTGGAGCACGGCATCCAGCCCAGCGGCCAGATGCAAAGTCAGAAGTCAAACGGAGGAGACGGCTCGTCCAACACCTTCTTCAGCGAGACGGGCTCAGGCAAGCACGTGCCCAGGGCCGTCTTCGTGGACCTGGAACCCACCGTCATTG ACGAGGTACGCACTGGAAGCTACTGCAAACTCTTCCACCCCAACCAGCTGATCACGGGCAAGGAGGACGCGGCCAACAACTACGCACGAGGTCATTACACCATCGGCAAGGAGATCATCGACCTGGTGGCAGACAGGATACGCAAACTG GCCGACTTGTGTTCGGGTCTTCAGGGGTTCTTGGTGTTCCACAGTTTCGGAGGCGGCACAGGTTCGGGCTTCACGTCGCTGTTGATGGAGCGTCTGTCGGTGGACTACGGCAAGAAGTCCAAGCTGGAGTTCTCCATCTACCCGGCCCCTCGGGTGTCGACGGCGGTGGTGGAGCCGTACAACGCCATCCTGACCACGCACACCACGCTGGAGCACTCGGACTGCGCCTTCATGGTGGACAACGAGGCCATCTACGATATCTGCCACAGGAACCTGGACATCGAGCGGCCGTCCTACACCAACCTCAACCGGCTGATCAGCCAGATCGTGTCGTCCATCACCGCCTCGCTGCGCTTCGACGGCGCCCTCAACGTCGACCTGACCGAGTTCCAGACCAACCTGGTGCCGTACCCGCGCATCCACTTCCCGCTGGCCACCTACGCGCCCGTCATCTCGGCCGAGAAGGCCTACCACGAGCAGCTGTCGGTGGGCGAGATCACCAACTCCTGCTTTGAGCCCGCCAACCAGATGGTGAAGTGTGACCCTCGCCACGGCAAGTACATGGCGTGCTGCCTGCTCTACCGCGGCGACGTGGTGCCCAAAGACGTCAACGCCGCCATCAACACCATCAAAAACAAGCGCACTGTGCACTTCGTGGACTGGTGCCCCACCGGTTTCAAGGTGGGAATCAACTACCAGCCGCCCACCGCAGTGCCCGGCGGTGACCTGGCCAAGGTCCAGCGGGCCGTGTGCATGCTGAGCAACACCACCGCCATCGCCGAGGCCTGGGCGCGCCTGGACCACAAGTTTGATCTGATGTATTCCAAGCGTGCCTTCGTGCACTGGTACGTGGGCGAGGGCATGGAGGAGGGCGAGTTCACCGAGGCCCGCGAGGACATGGCCGCCCTGGAGAAGGACTACGAGGAGGTGGGCGCCGACTCGGTGGACGACGGTGCCGAAGAGGGCGGCGACTTTTAG